One window of Acropora palmata chromosome 1, jaAcrPala1.3, whole genome shotgun sequence genomic DNA carries:
- the LOC141881877 gene encoding lysosomal acid glucosylceramidase-like produces MTPVQLGVSVMAVLTFLSRSLVLVFLFPALEVNAVPFSPPKYSACHSKDFGFDGTVCVCSDEVGCDEFGKGSPLSDGEYAVYTSSKAGDRFNLKTGKIKKFLDGARYPDVEVSFTVNQTSRFQTILGFGGAFTDAAGLNILNISSTLQKKLLMSYFSQNGIEYSIGRIPMASCDFSTHPYSYDDNEGDFQMQNFSLTKEDLHLKIPLMLTAMNMSKRSIKFFGSPWAAPAWMKTNGKMQGAGMLRGIAGDKFHEAWALYFAKFLKGYEDKGVKIWGLTVQNEPSTGFIPGYAFQCMGFSATMEREFVNKDLGPTLAKFGYSDVKLMMLDDARIFVQGWADTMLSDPQTAKYISGIALHWYNEQLTSPNKLTAVHNKFPSHFLLNTEACTGWIGPSSERGVHLGEWSRGNKYSHSIIENLSHWSAGWVDWNLALNMRGGPNWVNNIVDSPIIVDAKNQAFYKQPMYYHLGHFSKFVPPGSQRISVTSSRYHSLEFIGFVTPQSNTILVVLNTQAKSASISIRDSKAGMIFDMIPAFSIQTYIW; encoded by the exons ATGACTCCTGTGCAGCTAGGGGTGAGTGTCATGGCAGTTCTTACCTTCCTTTCTCGCAGTCTCGTTCTTGTCTTTTTATTTCCCGCTTTAGAGGTGAATGCAGTGCCGTTTTCACCACCCAAATACTCGGCCTGTCACAGCAAGGATTTTGGTTTCGACGGAACAGTTTGCGTGTGTTCAGATGAAGTTGGATGCGACGAATTTGGCAAAGGTTCTCCTTTGTCGGACGGGGAATACGCAGTTTATACGAGTTCTAAAGCCGGCGATCGTTTTAATTTGAAGACTGGAAAGATAAAAAAGTTTTTGGATGGAGCTAGATATCCTGATGTAGAAGTCAGTTTTACTGTAAATCAGACAAGCCGTTTTCAAACAATACTTGGTTTTGGAGGAGCATTCACAG ATGCTGCAGGATTGAATATTTTGAACATCAGCAGCACTTTACAGAAGAAACTCCTTATGTCATATTTCTCTCAAAATGGCATTGAGTACTCAATTGGACGCATCCCTATGGCGAGCTGTGATTTCTCCACCCATCCTTACTCCTATGATGACAATGAAGGGGATTTTCAAATGCAGAACTTCAGCTTGACTAAAGAGGATTTGCACTTGAAGATTCCTCTGATGTTGACAGCCATGAACATGAGCAAACGGAGCATCAAATTCTTTGGAAGTCCATGGGCAGCTCCTGCTTGGATGAAGACTAATGGGAAAATGCAAGGGGCTGGCATGTTAAGAGGAATTGCTGGGGACAAGTTCCACGAAGCATGGGCATTGTATTTTGCCAAGTTCCTCAAAGGATATGAAGATAAGGGAGTGAAAATCTGGGGACTAACTGTGCAAAATGAGCCATCAACTGGGTTTATACCAGG ATATGCCTTTCAGTGCATGGGTTTTTCTGCGACGATGGAAAGGGAATTTGTTAACAAGGACCTTGGACCAACCCTAGCCAAGTTTGGCTATTCTGATGTTAAGCTTATGATGTTGGATGATGCCCGCATATTTGTACAAGGCTGGGCTGATACCATGCTCAGCGATCCTCAGACAGCAAAATATATATCTGGTATTGCACTTCACTGGTACAATGAACAACTAACATCTCCTAATAAACTGACAGCAGTACACAACAA ATTTCCAAGTCACTTTCTACTTAACACTGAGGCTTGTACTGGCTGGATAGGCCCATCCTCAGAGAGAGGAGTTCACCTTGGGGAATGGTCAAGAGGAAATAAATACAGTCACAGCATCATTGAG AACTTATCTCACTGGTCAGCGGGTTGGGTGGACTGGAATCTAGCGCTGAATATGAGAGGTGGGCCAAACTGGGTGAACAATATTGTGGACTCACCAATTATAGTTGATGCAAAGAACCAAGCATTTTACAAGCAG CCTATGTACTATCATCTTGGCCATTTCAGTAAGTTTGTTCCCCCAGGATCGCAAAGAATTTCAGTTACTTCTTCACGGTACCATTCCTTGGAATTCATTGGTTTTGTGACACCACAATCAAACACCATTTTGGTGGTTTTAAACACTCAGGCAAAAAGTGCATCCATCAGTATCAGGGACAGTAAAGCAGGAATGATATTTGATATGATTCCTGCATTTTCTATTCAAACTTACATTTGGTGA
- the LOC141881862 gene encoding anoctamin-8-like isoform X1: MKKAWDFAKTKQFNAWNWAKTAAKDVFNSNKGEEGSFAKASKFVLSSKLWEHSTPSKTCDVLITFPKKTEDYTVMWLLSRLRARVPDVDVHVRQMAHSPVYGFYLSSSFEVFLQQAENLGLKKKLKGGGITDFKYDERMSFEGSDDPTTFFTSGERQSMILEMVNDLRAVQGDELGKIKFVEGQQIVPKLLSDGVVEKMFPLHNHDDLAKLRKTWVSAFFKKQPLDDICLYFGVKIAMYFAWLGMYTKWLVAPAVLGIVTFILSSRSEATRDWCILFFNIFNIVWATLFLEAWKRKSAELAYKWGTMDMPSDVLKEPRPLFRGEYKPSEITGRIEPQFPSWKRNIFRYCVSLPVILTSLGVVCLSMLLCFEFQRWVDGMENPPKPLKFAPKIALAVCIGLLDDNYKKVAYHLNDKENYRLQETYENHLIIKLVSFQFFNAFLALFYIAFYIQDMNRLKNQLAALLITKQVVGNVKEALIPFVKQKVKEWKMKKEEAKAKKEKDEKGGKDKAAGNEKSDKPKELDTPLMNQAEIESTMAEYEDTFEDYLEMFIQFGYVVLFSSAFPLAALCALLNNIIEIRSDAFKLCTNLRRPFGERVENIGTWQDAMEVMGVVAVMVNLALLGMGGSVQRMFPNMTVTDRIILIVVLEHLVLGIKFAVAYAIPDIPEWVEHEIAKMEFQRRQALKSAPSTPKSPINPQDKAHTPV, encoded by the exons ATGAAGAAAGCATGGGATTTTGCTAAGACCAAACAGTTCAACGCATGGAACTGGG caaagaCAGCCGCCAAAGATGTTTTCAACAGTAATAAAGGCGAAGAAG GCAGTTTTGCAAAAGCCTCAAAATTTGTCTTGTCGTCCAAACTATGGGAACATTCCACACCGTCAAAGACATGCGATGTTTTGATCACATTTCCCAAAAAGACAGAGGACTACACTGTCATGTGGTTGTTGTCAAGACTACGGGCACGGGTACCAGATGTTGACGTTCACGTGCGACAAATGGCGCACTCGCCAGTTTACGGCTTCTATCTCAGTTCATCCTTTGAG GTGTTCTTACAACAAGCTGAAAATTTAggattgaaaaagaaactcaAAGGTGGTGGAATAACTGACTTTAAATACGATGAAAGAATGAGCTTCGAGGGTAGTGATGACCCCACGACGTTTTTCACTTCCGGCGAAAGACAGAGTATGATTCTGGAAATGGTCAACGATTTGAGAGCGGTACAAGGCGATGAGCTTGGCAAGATCAAGTTTGTGGAAGGACAGCAGATTG TGCCAAAGCTGTTATCCGACGGTGTGGTAGAAAAAATGTTTCCTCTTCATAATCACGATGACCTTGCCAAGCTAAGAAAGACCTGGGTCTCAGCGTTCTTCAAGAAACAACCACTTG ATGACATTTGCCTGTATTTTGGCGTGAAAATCGCCATGTATTTTGCCTGGCTTGGTATGTACACCAAATGGTTGGTGGCGCCTGCAGTCTTGGGTATCGTTACCTTCATCCTTTCCTCCAGAAGCGAGGCAACGAGGGACTGGTGCATATTATTCTTCAACATCTTCAATATAGTGTGGGCTACACTGTTCTTGGAGGCTTGGAAGCGAAAGAGCGCTGAGCTTGCGTACAAATGGGGCACAATGGACATGCCATCTGATGTCTTGAAAGAGCCAAGACCGCTGTTTAGG GGTGAATATAAACCAAGTGAAATCACTGGACGAATAGAGCCACAGTTTCCTTCCTGGAAAAGAAACATCTTCCGCTACTGCGTCTCCTTGCCAGTCATCTTGACATCATTGGGCGTCGTTTGTCTGTCCATGTTGCTATGCTTTGAGTTTCAAAGGTGGGTGGATGGCATGGAGAACCCACCGAAGCCTCTCAAGTTTGCTCCAAAAATCGCCCTGGCTGTTTGCATTGGCCTTTTGGACGACAATTATAAGAAGGTTGCCTATCACTTGAACGACAAAG AAAACTATCGACTTCAAGAGACGTACGAAAATCATCTAATTATCAAACTGGTTTCG TTCCAATTCTTTAACGCCTTTTTGGCGCTTTTTTACATCGCCTTCTACATACAAGATATGAACAGACTGAAAAAT cAACTGGCTGCACTTCTCATCACAAAACAAGTGGTGGGAAATGTCAAGGAAGCTTTAATTCCTTTCGTCAAACAAAAAGTGAAggaatggaaaatgaaaaaagaagaagccaaagcaaagaaagaaaaggacgAGAAAGGAGGCAAAGACAAGGCAGCTGGGAACGAGAAGTCAGATAAGCCAAAGGAACTGGATACACCCCTTATGAACCAGGCTGAGATTGAAAGCACCATGGCTGAGTACGAG GATACCTTTGAGGATTACCTGGAAATGTTCATTCAATTTGGATACGTGGTTCTCTTCTCATCTGCTTTTCCCCTTGCTGCTTTGTGTGCTTTGCTGAATAACATCATTGAGATCAGAAGTGATGCATTCAAGTTGTGCACCAACTTACGAAGACCATTCGGTGAAAGAGTTGAAAACATTGGAACTTGGCAG GATGCAATGGAGGTGATGGGCGTGGTCGCAGTAATGGTGAATCTCGCTCTGCTTGGTATGGGAGGCTCAGTTCAGCGGATGTTCCCAAACATGACAGTAACTGACAGAATAATTCTCATTGTTGTATTGGAG CATCTTGTCCTTGGAATCAAGTTCGCGGTGGCATATGCTATACCTGACATACCAGAATGGGTGGAGCATGAAATAGCCAAGATGGAGTTTCAAAGGCGACAGGCTCTGAAG AGCGCTCCAAGTACTCCGAAGTCTCCAATAAACCCACAAGACAAGGCTCACACACCAGTGTAG
- the LOC141881886 gene encoding SKA complex subunit 1-like isoform X1, translated as MASTLEEVAKVFTTKTANLRTCMELRSAGNSTNCISVLKSINKELMELEASLDMLQEHVEKEKALVAQGEVMKDFASKFRLHLQHVASNLPPHLPGVEKSTKRSGEFKDDDADTGKETAGNPKITRQSKKVHSSRIGNIGSEIPKLAYLTVEEFEEIPKYIKGRISYEQVNNAIDEIHKAITAKYKIMRLPRSAMGEPVMKKYKAFKEAETPETEGEFFFIDDDLKTYTQLKMDSTGRAILTMLRHCGRLGEVRGKKLLRYVLKQ; from the exons ATGGCGTCCACTTTGGAGGAAGTTGCTAAGGTCTTCACGACAAAAACGGCGAATTTAAGGACATGCATGGAGTTGCGAAGCGCAG GAAATTCAACAAACTGTATTTCTGTTTTGAAGTCAATCAACAAAGAGCTAATGGAACTTGAAGCATCTTTAGACATGTTACAAGAACATGTTGAAAAGGAGAAGGCGTTAGTAGCACAAGGAGAG GTAATGAAAGattttgcaagcaaatttaggcTCCATCTTCAGCACGTAGCATCTAATCTACCTCCTCATCTTCCGGGTGTGGAAAAGAGCACCAAAAG GAGCGGTGAATTTAAAGATGATGATGCAGATACAGGTAAAGAAACTGCTGGCAATCCGAAGATAACACGCCAGTCGAAAAAGGTCCACTCATCCCGCATTGGCAATATTGGATCCGAGATTCCTAAACTGGCTTACCTAACAGTGGAGGAGTTCGAAGAAATTCCAAa GTATATCAAGGGTCGCATTTCTTACGAACAAGTCAACAACGCTATCGATGAAATCCACAAAGCCATCACAGCAAAATACAAGATAATGCGCCTGCCACGTTCAGCAATGGGAGAGCCAGTTATGAAGAAATACAAG GCtttcaaggaagctgaaacgcCAGAAACTGAAG GAGAGTTTTTCTTCATTGACGACGATCTCAAGACTTATACACAGCTGAAGATGGATTCTACAGGGAGGGCGATCCTCACAATGTTACGACACTGTGGTCGACTGGGAGAAGTACGAGGAAAGAAACTTCTGAGATACGTTCTTAAGCAGTGA
- the LOC141881886 gene encoding SKA complex subunit 1-like isoform X2 — protein MELEASLDMLQEHVEKEKALVAQGEVMKDFASKFRLHLQHVASNLPPHLPGVEKSTKRSGEFKDDDADTGKETAGNPKITRQSKKVHSSRIGNIGSEIPKLAYLTVEEFEEIPKYIKGRISYEQVNNAIDEIHKAITAKYKIMRLPRSAMGEPVMKKYKAFKEAETPETEGEFFFIDDDLKTYTQLKMDSTGRAILTMLRHCGRLGEVRGKKLLRYVLKQ, from the exons ATGGAACTTGAAGCATCTTTAGACATGTTACAAGAACATGTTGAAAAGGAGAAGGCGTTAGTAGCACAAGGAGAG GTAATGAAAGattttgcaagcaaatttaggcTCCATCTTCAGCACGTAGCATCTAATCTACCTCCTCATCTTCCGGGTGTGGAAAAGAGCACCAAAAG GAGCGGTGAATTTAAAGATGATGATGCAGATACAGGTAAAGAAACTGCTGGCAATCCGAAGATAACACGCCAGTCGAAAAAGGTCCACTCATCCCGCATTGGCAATATTGGATCCGAGATTCCTAAACTGGCTTACCTAACAGTGGAGGAGTTCGAAGAAATTCCAAa GTATATCAAGGGTCGCATTTCTTACGAACAAGTCAACAACGCTATCGATGAAATCCACAAAGCCATCACAGCAAAATACAAGATAATGCGCCTGCCACGTTCAGCAATGGGAGAGCCAGTTATGAAGAAATACAAG GCtttcaaggaagctgaaacgcCAGAAACTGAAG GAGAGTTTTTCTTCATTGACGACGATCTCAAGACTTATACACAGCTGAAGATGGATTCTACAGGGAGGGCGATCCTCACAATGTTACGACACTGTGGTCGACTGGGAGAAGTACGAGGAAAGAAACTTCTGAGATACGTTCTTAAGCAGTGA
- the LOC141881884 gene encoding uncharacterized protein LOC141881884: MPRRNRIPLEHRERIVRAFEDEEEDYLLVADTLGVNRSTARGIVARYIREGRIRERPRGGRNNKRVDDEMRDCLEEIINENCLLTLTQINHELRRRLPVKPVIHDRTVSRTLDGMLFRVKLARPLPADRNRPDVLNKRVDYATWFMNYAVVRHCVFVDECGYNIWTARSHGRARQGERAYRQVCGQRGRNLTVTMAISPINGLVFSSAFVGGMNAARFDNFLTQVRTNMDPEESVIFVYNGAPAHRNPTVPAPNTELKMLPPYSPFLNIVEQAISCLKAAIKADISRPEIQRRMDDRDEARVRGIPLGEFRTQQLHEALHRNIDTITVAKSAQWYRFMQTYLPKCLKREVIEG; the protein is encoded by the coding sequence ATGCCACGGAGAAACCGAATACCACTCGAACACAGAGAGAGAATCGTTAGAGCATTCGAGGACGAGGAGGAAGACTATCTTTTAGTCGCAGACACGCTTGGAGTGAATCGATCAACGGCAAGAGGCATCGTGGCGCGCTACATCAGAGAAGGCAGGATCCGGGAGAGACCAAGAGGTGGTAGAAACAACAAGCGCGTGGATGATGAGATGAGAGATTGTCTCGAGGAGATCATCAACGAAAACTGTTTACTCACACTTACTCAGATAAACCATGAACTGAGGAGAAGGCTACCTGTCAAACCCGTGATCCATGACCGCACCGTATCAAGGACATTAGACGGGATGCTGTTTCGGGTGAAACTGGCAAGGCCCCTCCCTGCTGACAGAAACAGACCTGATGTGCTGAACAAGAGAGTCGATTACGCGACATGGTTTATGAACTATGCCGTAGTGCGACACTGTGTGTTCGTAGACGAATGCGGCTACAACATCTGGACGGCCAGAAGTCATGGTAGAGCGCGGCAAGGAGAGAGAGCCTATCGCCAAGTTTGCGGCCAGCGAGGAAGAAACTTGACTGTGACAATGGCAATATCGCCTATCAATGGGCTTGTGTTTTCCTCCGCTTTTGTTGGCGGAATGAATGCAGCGCGTTTCGATAATTTCCTGACACAGGTGAGGACAAATATGGATCCAGAAGAGTCCGTTATCTTTGTATATAACGGAGCACCGGCCCACCGAAACCCTACCGTTCCCGCTCCAAACACGGAGCTGAAAATGCTTCCTCCCTACAGTCCTTTTCTAAACATCGTGGAGCAGGCAATAAGTTGTCTGAAAGCAGCAATTAAGGCCGACATCTCGCGTCCGGAAATCCAAAGACGTATGGATGACAGAGATGAAGCCAGAGTCCGAGGAATTCCACTAGGGGAGTTTCGAACACAGCAACTACATGAGGCTCTGCACAGAAATATTGACACGATTACAGTAGCTAAAAGTGCGCAATGGTACCGCTTCATGCAGACCTATCTGCCAAAATGTTTAAAGAGAGAGGTTATTGAAGGGTAA
- the LOC141881862 gene encoding anoctamin-8-like isoform X2 has translation MPIPDRRTSGKEAKTAAKDVFNSNKGEEGSFAKASKFVLSSKLWEHSTPSKTCDVLITFPKKTEDYTVMWLLSRLRARVPDVDVHVRQMAHSPVYGFYLSSSFEVFLQQAENLGLKKKLKGGGITDFKYDERMSFEGSDDPTTFFTSGERQSMILEMVNDLRAVQGDELGKIKFVEGQQIVPKLLSDGVVEKMFPLHNHDDLAKLRKTWVSAFFKKQPLDDICLYFGVKIAMYFAWLGMYTKWLVAPAVLGIVTFILSSRSEATRDWCILFFNIFNIVWATLFLEAWKRKSAELAYKWGTMDMPSDVLKEPRPLFRGEYKPSEITGRIEPQFPSWKRNIFRYCVSLPVILTSLGVVCLSMLLCFEFQRWVDGMENPPKPLKFAPKIALAVCIGLLDDNYKKVAYHLNDKENYRLQETYENHLIIKLVSFQFFNAFLALFYIAFYIQDMNRLKNQLAALLITKQVVGNVKEALIPFVKQKVKEWKMKKEEAKAKKEKDEKGGKDKAAGNEKSDKPKELDTPLMNQAEIESTMAEYEDTFEDYLEMFIQFGYVVLFSSAFPLAALCALLNNIIEIRSDAFKLCTNLRRPFGERVENIGTWQDAMEVMGVVAVMVNLALLGMGGSVQRMFPNMTVTDRIILIVVLEHLVLGIKFAVAYAIPDIPEWVEHEIAKMEFQRRQALKSAPSTPKSPINPQDKAHTPV, from the exons ATGCCGATTCCAGATCGTCGAACAAGCGGAAAGGAAG caaagaCAGCCGCCAAAGATGTTTTCAACAGTAATAAAGGCGAAGAAG GCAGTTTTGCAAAAGCCTCAAAATTTGTCTTGTCGTCCAAACTATGGGAACATTCCACACCGTCAAAGACATGCGATGTTTTGATCACATTTCCCAAAAAGACAGAGGACTACACTGTCATGTGGTTGTTGTCAAGACTACGGGCACGGGTACCAGATGTTGACGTTCACGTGCGACAAATGGCGCACTCGCCAGTTTACGGCTTCTATCTCAGTTCATCCTTTGAG GTGTTCTTACAACAAGCTGAAAATTTAggattgaaaaagaaactcaAAGGTGGTGGAATAACTGACTTTAAATACGATGAAAGAATGAGCTTCGAGGGTAGTGATGACCCCACGACGTTTTTCACTTCCGGCGAAAGACAGAGTATGATTCTGGAAATGGTCAACGATTTGAGAGCGGTACAAGGCGATGAGCTTGGCAAGATCAAGTTTGTGGAAGGACAGCAGATTG TGCCAAAGCTGTTATCCGACGGTGTGGTAGAAAAAATGTTTCCTCTTCATAATCACGATGACCTTGCCAAGCTAAGAAAGACCTGGGTCTCAGCGTTCTTCAAGAAACAACCACTTG ATGACATTTGCCTGTATTTTGGCGTGAAAATCGCCATGTATTTTGCCTGGCTTGGTATGTACACCAAATGGTTGGTGGCGCCTGCAGTCTTGGGTATCGTTACCTTCATCCTTTCCTCCAGAAGCGAGGCAACGAGGGACTGGTGCATATTATTCTTCAACATCTTCAATATAGTGTGGGCTACACTGTTCTTGGAGGCTTGGAAGCGAAAGAGCGCTGAGCTTGCGTACAAATGGGGCACAATGGACATGCCATCTGATGTCTTGAAAGAGCCAAGACCGCTGTTTAGG GGTGAATATAAACCAAGTGAAATCACTGGACGAATAGAGCCACAGTTTCCTTCCTGGAAAAGAAACATCTTCCGCTACTGCGTCTCCTTGCCAGTCATCTTGACATCATTGGGCGTCGTTTGTCTGTCCATGTTGCTATGCTTTGAGTTTCAAAGGTGGGTGGATGGCATGGAGAACCCACCGAAGCCTCTCAAGTTTGCTCCAAAAATCGCCCTGGCTGTTTGCATTGGCCTTTTGGACGACAATTATAAGAAGGTTGCCTATCACTTGAACGACAAAG AAAACTATCGACTTCAAGAGACGTACGAAAATCATCTAATTATCAAACTGGTTTCG TTCCAATTCTTTAACGCCTTTTTGGCGCTTTTTTACATCGCCTTCTACATACAAGATATGAACAGACTGAAAAAT cAACTGGCTGCACTTCTCATCACAAAACAAGTGGTGGGAAATGTCAAGGAAGCTTTAATTCCTTTCGTCAAACAAAAAGTGAAggaatggaaaatgaaaaaagaagaagccaaagcaaagaaagaaaaggacgAGAAAGGAGGCAAAGACAAGGCAGCTGGGAACGAGAAGTCAGATAAGCCAAAGGAACTGGATACACCCCTTATGAACCAGGCTGAGATTGAAAGCACCATGGCTGAGTACGAG GATACCTTTGAGGATTACCTGGAAATGTTCATTCAATTTGGATACGTGGTTCTCTTCTCATCTGCTTTTCCCCTTGCTGCTTTGTGTGCTTTGCTGAATAACATCATTGAGATCAGAAGTGATGCATTCAAGTTGTGCACCAACTTACGAAGACCATTCGGTGAAAGAGTTGAAAACATTGGAACTTGGCAG GATGCAATGGAGGTGATGGGCGTGGTCGCAGTAATGGTGAATCTCGCTCTGCTTGGTATGGGAGGCTCAGTTCAGCGGATGTTCCCAAACATGACAGTAACTGACAGAATAATTCTCATTGTTGTATTGGAG CATCTTGTCCTTGGAATCAAGTTCGCGGTGGCATATGCTATACCTGACATACCAGAATGGGTGGAGCATGAAATAGCCAAGATGGAGTTTCAAAGGCGACAGGCTCTGAAG AGCGCTCCAAGTACTCCGAAGTCTCCAATAAACCCACAAGACAAGGCTCACACACCAGTGTAG